The Anopheles coluzzii chromosome 2, AcolN3, whole genome shotgun sequence genome window below encodes:
- the LOC120949414 gene encoding uncharacterized protein LOC120949414, which translates to MKVTTVRRVLLRRNSWASTCNRGSISGTVNSERFGGCWSRIVGGGCTGRFKAALCASAGGSCRSCIDSNNDTAAADIERPKQRKQCRKVVLATSRQRRRHRHNSQFFREDNDHDDDDTGEYHCSWVHCSCATPPHPLGSICSPLVVAGRTEANTHPYRCSIQRVNKRTPQSRQQPKVRCCSSSVLRTRYERPLASSRRKPSHLSVVQRYRYRLSRRRQLAAGGTHKQQGKRLNHCAIASSAVLVVRSPSSSCGRCRFDRVFRRPTTIYSNDGLHHGLCLFQRYVEKTIPIDFPLT; encoded by the exons ATGAAAGTCACTACCGTGCGACGTGTTCTGCTCCGACGTAACTCGTGGGCAAGTACGTGCAACCGTGGCAGCATCAGCGGGACGGTGAATAGCGAACGTTTCGGTGGTTGTTGGAGCCGTATTGTAGGAGGAGGGTGCACGGGACGCTTCAAAGCTGCACTCTGCGCCTCGGCCGGAGGAAGCTGCCGCAGCTGCATCGACAGTAACAACGACACCGCAGCCGCCGACATCGAACGGCCTAAGCAGCGCAAACAGTGCAGAAAAGTGGTGTTGGCAACATCGCGACAACGACGCCGCCATCGACACAATAGTCAATTCTTTCGGGAAGAcaacgaccacgacgacgacgacaccgGCGAGTACCATTGTTCCTGGGTGCATTGTTCTTGCGCCACGCCACCTCATCCGTTGGGCAGCATTTGCTCGCCGTTGGTGGTAGCAGGGCGAACCGAAGCTAATACGCATCCGTACCGTTGTTCGATTCAGCGCGTGAACAAACGTACGCCGCAGTCCCGTCAGCAGCCGAAGGTGCGTTGTTGTTCGTCCAGCGTTCTACGGACACGTTACGAGCGACCTCTAGCGTCTAGTAGGCGAAAACCGTCCCACTTATCGGTGGTGCAACGTTATCGTTATCGCCTGTCCCGACGGAGGCAGCTGGCGGCAGGAgggacacacaaacagcaaGGAAAGCGCTTAAACCATTGTGCCATTGCTTCATCGGCGGTGCTAGTAGTGCGATCGCCGTCCTCCTCGTGCGGCCGTTGTCGATTCGATCGTGTCTTTCGTAGACCCACCACCATCTACTCCAATGATGGGCTACATCATGGGTTGTGCTTGTTTCAAAG GTATGTGGAGAAAACAATACCCATCGATTTTCCGTTAAcgtaa
- the LOC120949416 gene encoding venom peptide SjAPI-2-like isoform X2: MARLRVLALVLLVSCIVVIASAEKTDQEAEHGETVPATPEPSTTEATEEESPPPKIECTDPREVYNECGSSCDDRTCENIRRGDHLACTKHCVEGCFCRNGYVRDKHDRCIPSYRCGKA, from the exons ATGGCGCGTTTACGGGTACTTGCACTGGTGTTGCTAGTCAGCTGCATCGTCGTCATAGCATCGGCTGAAAAAACTGACCAAGAAGCCGAACATGGCG AAACTGTACCGGCAACGCCAGAGCCCAGCACTACGGAGGCAACGGAGGAGGAATCACCGCCACCAAAAATTGAGTGTACCGATCCGCGCGAAGTGTACAACGAGTGTGGCAGTTCCTGCGATGACCGTACGTGCGAAAATATACGTCGTGGTGATCATTTGGCGTGTACCAAGCACTGTGTCGAAGGATGCTTCTGTCGGAATGGTTACGTGCGGGACAAACATGACCGATGCATTCCGAGCTACCGCTGTGGTAAAG CCTAA
- the LOC120949416 gene encoding uncharacterized protein LOC120949416 isoform X1, translating to MARLRVLALVLLVSCIVVIASAEKTDQEAEHGETVPATPEPSTTEATEEESPPPKIECTDPREVYNECGSSCDDRTCENIRRGDHLACTKHCVEGCFCRNGYVRDKHDRCIPSYRCGKGSL from the exons ATGGCGCGTTTACGGGTACTTGCACTGGTGTTGCTAGTCAGCTGCATCGTCGTCATAGCATCGGCTGAAAAAACTGACCAAGAAGCCGAACATGGCG AAACTGTACCGGCAACGCCAGAGCCCAGCACTACGGAGGCAACGGAGGAGGAATCACCGCCACCAAAAATTGAGTGTACCGATCCGCGCGAAGTGTACAACGAGTGTGGCAGTTCCTGCGATGACCGTACGTGCGAAAATATACGTCGTGGTGATCATTTGGCGTGTACCAAGCACTGTGTCGAAGGATGCTTCTGTCGGAATGGTTACGTGCGGGACAAACATGACCGATGCATTCCGAGCTACCGCTGTGGTAAAGGTTCGTTGTAA
- the LOC120949417 gene encoding chymotrypsin-elastase inhibitor ixodidin-like → MRLATSYLAIILIIGTMLTAIVAQGTGPETIVCYDPNEAYDDCGPACGDRTCTNQRKNDSACRRSCNPGCFCRGGYVRNKSNRCVPSYMCQSMG, encoded by the exons ATGAGGCTGGCAACTAGTTACCTTGCAATTATCCTGATTATTGGCACGATGCTGACGGCGATCGTGGCACAAGGAACGG GTCCTGAAACAATCGTGTGCTACGATCCAAACGAAGCGTACGACGATTGTGGTCCAGCTTGTGGCGATCGTACCTGTACAAACCAGCGTAAAAATGACAGTGCCTGTAGACGTTCCTGCAATCCCGGTTGTTTCTGCCGGGGCGGCTATGTCCGTAACAAGTCCAATAGATGCGTTCCGTCGTACATGTGTCAGTCCATGGGTTAG